The following proteins are encoded in a genomic region of Neomicrococcus aestuarii:
- a CDS encoding queuosine precursor transporter — MNTGSSSVPSAPSANSAQTIRRAAFAAAGSPYFSTVLAIMAVVVILSNIGASKGVTFGPIVTDGGFFLFPLAYILGDVISEVYGFKVARRAIITTFALAAFSTLCFFIMIILPAAEWYDGQAALERTLGPVWQIVVASLAGFIVGQTLNSLVLVRMKERFGEKGLVARLMSSTGVGEFADTLIFCSIAAPVLGIADFGTFINYVVVGFIYKTAVEFIFVPVTSLVIGWFKRREPSYQAALPEASVAR; from the coding sequence ATGAACACCGGCTCATCATCCGTGCCTTCCGCGCCTAGCGCGAACTCCGCCCAGACCATCCGCCGCGCAGCCTTCGCCGCAGCTGGTAGCCCCTACTTCTCCACCGTCTTGGCCATTATGGCCGTGGTGGTCATCCTCTCCAACATTGGCGCCTCTAAGGGCGTGACCTTCGGCCCGATCGTTACCGACGGCGGCTTCTTCCTCTTCCCGCTCGCCTACATCCTGGGAGACGTGATCTCTGAGGTCTACGGCTTCAAGGTAGCCCGCCGCGCGATCATCACCACGTTCGCGCTCGCAGCGTTCTCCACGCTGTGCTTCTTCATTATGATCATCCTGCCGGCCGCCGAATGGTACGACGGTCAGGCTGCCCTCGAGCGGACCCTCGGCCCGGTCTGGCAGATTGTGGTGGCTTCCCTTGCCGGCTTCATTGTGGGTCAAACCCTGAACTCCTTGGTGTTGGTGCGCATGAAGGAACGCTTCGGCGAAAAGGGCCTCGTTGCCCGTCTCATGAGTTCCACCGGTGTGGGCGAATTCGCTGACACTCTCATCTTCTGCAGCATCGCGGCACCAGTGCTGGGCATCGCTGACTTCGGCACGTTCATCAACTACGTGGTGGTGGGCTTCATCTACAAGACCGCCGTGGAGTTCATCTTTGTTCCTGTCACGTCCTTGGTGATCGGCTGGTTCAAGCGCCGCGAGCCGAGCTACCAGGCGGCTCTTCCGGAAGCTTCCGTAGCCCGTTAA
- the thiD gene encoding bifunctional hydroxymethylpyrimidine kinase/phosphomethylpyrimidine kinase yields the protein MTSPASVDTSAPQNTAVPALTLTIAGSEATGGAGAQADLKTFQELGTYGIVALTCIVSFNPKDQWNHRFVPVEAQVIADQLEAIQACYAGELKTVKLGMMGSPVTIDTVATALDAQEWDNVVLDPVLICKGQEPGHALDTDQALRAQLLPKATFVTPNHFEAEQLSGLTINNVEDLKAAAKAIHEISGAAVLAKGGVRLSGDEAIDVFYDGETLEVLSAPKIGEHAVSGAGCTLAAAVTAELAKGATPLEAARTAKRMVTEGIKNRKESHAPFDALWQGGALS from the coding sequence ATGACTTCACCTGCTTCTGTTGACACTTCCGCGCCCCAAAACACCGCCGTTCCAGCCCTCACGCTGACCATTGCTGGTTCTGAAGCGACCGGCGGAGCTGGCGCGCAAGCTGATTTGAAGACGTTCCAGGAGCTGGGCACCTACGGCATTGTGGCGCTCACGTGCATTGTCTCCTTCAACCCGAAGGACCAGTGGAATCACCGCTTTGTGCCGGTAGAGGCTCAAGTGATTGCGGATCAGCTCGAGGCGATCCAAGCCTGCTACGCGGGCGAGCTGAAGACGGTCAAGCTCGGCATGATGGGCTCCCCCGTCACGATCGACACCGTGGCCACCGCGCTGGATGCCCAAGAGTGGGACAACGTGGTGTTGGATCCTGTGTTGATCTGCAAGGGTCAGGAACCCGGCCACGCCCTGGATACGGATCAGGCCCTCAGGGCACAGTTGCTACCCAAGGCCACCTTCGTCACCCCGAACCACTTCGAGGCCGAGCAGCTTTCTGGCCTCACCATCAACAACGTTGAAGACCTCAAGGCCGCCGCGAAGGCTATCCACGAGATCAGCGGCGCGGCCGTGCTCGCAAAGGGCGGCGTGCGCTTGTCCGGCGACGAGGCGATTGACGTTTTCTACGACGGCGAAACCCTCGAGGTCTTGAGCGCCCCGAAGATCGGCGAGCACGCGGTTTCCGGCGCCGGTTGCACCTTGGCTGCTGCCGTGACGGCCGAACTCGCGAAGGGCGCCACTCCGCTTGAAGCCGCCCGCACCGCGAAGCGCATGGTCACCGAGGGCATCAAGAACCGCAAGGAATCCCACGCCCCATTCGACGCCCTCTGGCAGGGCGGCGCGCTCAGCTAG
- a CDS encoding MFS transporter, with protein MAPVSMSPTPVPSGSPERSRAAWVVVVFTGVVAAMHIWKLPAALPIIQEQLGISLVDAGLLLGTVQISGMLGGVLVSLFAEINGLRRSVLIGLALIVVGTIMSMLSSTFLWLLAARFVEGCGFLAASIVAPALIRRVSPLSSMNTAIGFWASFQGQATFAGIIGSTIALHFMSWQGWYGIMLAVTLLPVGLVLKFIPADPPREAHDSSGVVVPALARIRVTASSWKPWVAGLVFLCYTVQWISIIGFLPTIYLEAGITGWLSGVLTAVAGGANAVGAVVAGSLIKRGFSVIQLVIPTFIVMAAMSVLTFAVDWSGIPGGFVIQFCAVVTFSLVGALIPSSLTRLSVELTPPGGSPPAVMGLMQQIYMMGSVFGPAIMAWLATSTGHWDSTWWMSAFFSCVGISLALLLTPRRLQLDLR; from the coding sequence GTGGCCCCCGTTTCGATGTCCCCCACTCCGGTTCCCTCCGGCTCGCCTGAGCGTTCGCGAGCGGCGTGGGTGGTGGTGGTTTTCACTGGCGTGGTGGCGGCCATGCACATCTGGAAGCTGCCCGCCGCGCTCCCCATCATTCAAGAGCAACTTGGCATCTCGCTGGTGGATGCCGGGCTGCTTCTGGGTACGGTGCAGATTTCCGGCATGCTGGGCGGGGTCTTGGTGTCCTTGTTCGCCGAAATCAATGGGCTTCGGCGCAGCGTTCTCATTGGGCTTGCACTCATTGTGGTGGGCACCATCATGAGTATGTTGTCCTCCACTTTCCTCTGGCTTCTAGCGGCCAGGTTCGTGGAAGGTTGCGGTTTTTTGGCCGCATCAATCGTGGCACCCGCACTCATTCGACGGGTCTCGCCGCTGAGTTCCATGAACACGGCCATTGGGTTCTGGGCGAGTTTTCAGGGCCAGGCCACGTTCGCGGGAATCATCGGCAGTACCATCGCTTTGCACTTCATGAGCTGGCAAGGCTGGTACGGCATCATGCTCGCTGTGACACTCCTGCCCGTTGGCCTCGTCCTGAAATTTATCCCTGCAGATCCACCCCGCGAGGCACACGACTCAAGCGGCGTCGTCGTACCGGCTCTTGCAAGAATCCGCGTCACCGCCTCCTCCTGGAAGCCGTGGGTCGCAGGCCTCGTGTTCCTTTGCTACACGGTGCAGTGGATTTCCATCATTGGATTCTTGCCCACTATCTACCTTGAAGCAGGCATCACCGGGTGGCTCTCCGGGGTCCTGACCGCAGTCGCTGGCGGCGCAAATGCCGTGGGCGCGGTGGTCGCCGGAAGCCTGATCAAGCGCGGATTCTCCGTGATTCAACTAGTGATCCCCACGTTTATCGTCATGGCCGCGATGTCCGTCCTGACCTTTGCCGTGGACTGGAGTGGGATCCCGGGTGGCTTCGTGATCCAGTTCTGCGCTGTCGTGACGTTTTCACTCGTGGGCGCCCTCATCCCGTCCTCCTTAACGCGCTTGTCCGTGGAACTGACCCCACCAGGAGGCTCGCCGCCTGCGGTCATGGGACTCATGCAGCAGATCTACATGATGGGCTCCGTCTTTGGGCCCGCCATCATGGCGTGGTTGGCCACCAGCACGGGGCACTGGGACTCCACGTGGTGGATGAGCGCCTTCTTCAGCTGCGTGGGAATAAGCCTCGCTTTGCTCCTGACACCGCGGCGACTGCAGCTAGACCTACGCTGA
- a CDS encoding metallophosphoesterase family protein: MKRTLSTVLAAAVLITPLSFVTAPAALAAPAAVKTATELPAPKPGFRVYPYLTNSAQNTMDLTWISELNTAGTVTVTGPGIGGGKGKSASNKVVLTSSPVYLERSEYTEKELNQSISGLEKGSWLKSNSNYRHKVTVDGLKAGKEYQYTVVQDGVEFKGSFKTAPSATAWENFRVIAVSDSETEPYGRTEHREWELNPSNSYTPGSLERPGAGSDWANKFGNTTRYGEFTLKYPLNQDTAMQENMKHVAAADPDLMMITGDLTQGSGYQPAWDEFFGYVAGLHGTLASSTPLITALGNWETYAALNGGYGSATDKSPAVISRAKFHDYFDRVGDPENPQYKGSYYRTDHGPLTILTLDSTNGRPDENVGKFTTYPVFSGNDTNLTSANLSTDTQGEFTFDQYVASYLKIFPGSTAAEVDQPNMDKDSEQWAWAEEQLADARAKDQIVMVQFHHAAYSNGVHGTPPNHAYPDNQSGTAMRAYTPMFEKYGVSTVISGHDEMFERSWVDEDGDGKGFHSYDVGVAADGLRGEQLIKNDEGEYVPHRFNTHSEWSASADEPETWATDSNGVVQLQDGGLHYGHLQIDVKRTGQTAELVMTPVYLFPVLDKDYNLMETERRVYNDVVTVKIDQNGEPLARG, encoded by the coding sequence GTGAAGCGCACTCTCTCCACTGTTCTTGCCGCGGCTGTTCTGATCACGCCGCTGTCATTCGTTACGGCACCGGCCGCGCTGGCTGCTCCGGCAGCGGTGAAGACTGCCACGGAATTGCCAGCACCGAAGCCGGGCTTCCGCGTGTACCCGTACCTGACGAATTCCGCACAGAACACCATGGATCTCACGTGGATTTCCGAACTCAACACCGCTGGCACCGTGACGGTCACCGGCCCAGGCATTGGCGGCGGCAAGGGAAAGTCCGCGTCCAACAAAGTGGTACTGACCTCCTCGCCGGTGTACCTGGAGCGCTCCGAGTACACGGAGAAGGAACTCAACCAGAGCATCTCCGGCTTGGAGAAAGGCTCATGGCTCAAGTCCAATTCCAACTACCGCCACAAGGTCACCGTTGATGGCCTGAAAGCTGGCAAGGAATACCAGTACACGGTGGTGCAGGACGGAGTGGAGTTCAAGGGCTCCTTCAAGACCGCCCCAAGCGCCACTGCGTGGGAGAATTTCCGTGTCATTGCCGTCTCCGACTCTGAGACCGAGCCCTACGGCCGCACCGAACACCGCGAATGGGAACTGAACCCGTCCAACTCCTACACTCCCGGATCTCTAGAGCGTCCGGGCGCAGGTTCCGACTGGGCCAACAAGTTCGGCAACACCACTCGCTACGGCGAATTCACGTTGAAGTACCCGCTGAATCAGGACACGGCGATGCAGGAAAACATGAAGCATGTTGCCGCTGCCGACCCAGATTTGATGATGATCACGGGCGACCTGACGCAAGGTTCCGGTTACCAGCCGGCGTGGGATGAGTTCTTCGGTTACGTTGCCGGCCTCCACGGAACGTTGGCTTCCAGCACTCCGCTCATCACCGCTCTCGGCAACTGGGAGACCTACGCTGCCCTCAACGGCGGGTACGGATCGGCCACCGATAAGTCCCCGGCCGTCATCTCTCGCGCCAAGTTCCATGACTACTTTGACCGAGTGGGCGACCCCGAGAACCCCCAGTACAAGGGTTCTTACTACCGCACCGACCACGGCCCTCTGACCATCCTCACGTTGGATTCCACCAATGGCCGTCCCGATGAGAACGTTGGTAAGTTCACCACGTACCCGGTCTTCTCCGGCAATGACACCAACCTGACCTCCGCGAACCTCTCGACGGACACCCAGGGCGAGTTCACGTTTGATCAGTACGTCGCCTCCTACTTGAAGATCTTCCCGGGCAGCACGGCCGCAGAGGTGGATCAGCCGAACATGGACAAGGATTCGGAGCAATGGGCTTGGGCTGAGGAGCAGCTAGCCGACGCCCGTGCTAAGGATCAGATTGTGATGGTGCAGTTCCACCACGCCGCCTACTCCAACGGCGTTCACGGTACGCCGCCAAACCATGCCTACCCAGACAACCAGTCCGGCACGGCAATGCGCGCTTACACCCCCATGTTTGAAAAGTACGGCGTCTCCACGGTGATCTCCGGTCACGACGAAATGTTTGAGCGTTCGTGGGTTGACGAAGACGGCGACGGCAAGGGCTTCCACTCCTACGACGTGGGCGTGGCAGCAGATGGACTCCGCGGCGAACAGCTCATCAAGAACGATGAAGGCGAATACGTGCCCCACCGCTTCAACACGCATTCCGAGTGGAGCGCGTCTGCAGATGAGCCTGAAACGTGGGCTACGGATTCCAACGGTGTAGTGCAGCTGCAGGATGGCGGCTTGCACTACGGTCACTTGCAGATCGATGTGAAGCGCACGGGCCAGACTGCCGAATTGGTCATGACGCCGGTCTATTTGTTCCCCGTCTTGGACAAGGATTACAACCTGATGGAGACCGAGCGCCGGGTCTACAACGATGTGGTGACCGTCAAGATTGACCAGAACGGCGAGCCGCTAGCTCGAGGCTAG
- a CDS encoding biotin carboxylase, whose product MEPSLGTDAAYSTAAPEFDERPLRNMSEVRHFFRTNSTPIFFVGATPFNLLGLDRWVRNFSYICYYDAWDGAHPRMFTPKRKPFEEFESGEAINNWLLKSPETRQYIRRHTPRGARPKIALVFFNEQTEQICRDLGYDLILPPAALREHLDSKIVTTKLGNQAGAPSVPNILTKLASYKTLMNRAEKAGLGKELVVQTPYGDSGKTTFFISSEEDWKKHEKEIVGQDIKVMKRINNRPVAVEAVLTSSGTVVGPFMTELAGYAELTPYRGGWCGNEMFPTVLEGEQRRKASELVRRLGDRLGKEGYRGFFEVDLLIDTDSEEVYLGELNPRISGASAITNVTAGAYADVPLFLFHLLEFLDVEIDLDVDEINERWERLASADLWSQMIIKETSPIVEQLLAAPRTGQYYFDDNGVLVFRRAALDWHQLQNENEAFFLRVYGPGDYRWKGADLGILVTKGRLQVASKDNKTALTIRAQDFINAMRAEFAGVPLGLPENPKEVTSEIV is encoded by the coding sequence ATGGAACCGAGCCTGGGTACCGACGCCGCATATTCCACCGCCGCACCAGAGTTTGACGAGCGGCCGCTGCGGAACATGTCAGAAGTGCGTCACTTCTTCCGCACCAACTCCACGCCGATCTTCTTCGTGGGAGCCACACCGTTCAACCTTTTGGGCCTTGACCGTTGGGTACGCAACTTCTCCTACATTTGCTACTACGACGCCTGGGACGGCGCGCACCCGCGCATGTTCACACCGAAGCGCAAGCCTTTCGAGGAGTTCGAGTCCGGCGAGGCCATCAACAACTGGCTCCTGAAGTCCCCTGAGACTCGCCAGTACATCCGCCGCCACACCCCACGCGGTGCGCGCCCGAAGATCGCTTTGGTGTTCTTCAACGAACAGACCGAACAGATCTGCCGCGACCTCGGCTATGACCTCATCCTTCCGCCAGCTGCGTTGCGCGAACACTTGGATTCCAAGATCGTCACCACCAAGCTCGGCAATCAGGCTGGCGCTCCTTCGGTGCCGAACATCCTGACAAAGCTTGCAAGCTACAAGACGCTGATGAACCGTGCCGAAAAGGCTGGTCTGGGCAAGGAACTGGTTGTTCAGACTCCTTACGGCGACTCCGGAAAGACCACCTTCTTTATCTCGTCCGAAGAGGACTGGAAGAAGCATGAGAAGGAAATCGTCGGCCAGGACATCAAGGTCATGAAGCGCATCAACAACCGCCCCGTAGCGGTTGAGGCTGTGCTGACTTCTTCAGGCACTGTGGTGGGTCCGTTCATGACCGAACTTGCCGGCTACGCCGAGCTCACGCCATACCGTGGCGGTTGGTGTGGCAACGAGATGTTCCCCACGGTGCTTGAGGGCGAACAGCGCCGCAAGGCATCCGAGCTGGTACGCCGCTTGGGCGACCGACTGGGCAAGGAAGGCTACCGCGGCTTCTTCGAGGTGGACTTGCTCATTGATACGGACTCCGAAGAGGTCTACCTAGGCGAGCTAAACCCGCGTATTTCCGGGGCTTCAGCCATCACCAACGTGACCGCTGGCGCCTACGCCGACGTGCCGTTGTTCCTGTTTCACTTGCTGGAATTCTTGGATGTTGAGATCGATCTTGACGTTGATGAGATCAACGAACGGTGGGAACGTTTGGCCTCCGCAGACCTGTGGAGCCAGATGATCATCAAGGAAACCAGCCCGATTGTTGAACAGCTTCTCGCCGCGCCTCGTACTGGCCAGTACTATTTCGACGATAATGGAGTCCTGGTGTTCCGGCGTGCAGCGCTGGACTGGCACCAACTGCAAAACGAAAATGAGGCATTCTTCCTTCGCGTCTACGGACCCGGTGACTACCGCTGGAAGGGTGCCGATCTGGGAATCCTTGTCACCAAGGGCCGACTCCAAGTGGCCAGCAAGGATAACAAGACGGCGTTGACTATCCGCGCTCAGGACTTCATCAACGCGATGCGGGCTGAGTTTGCGGGCGTGCCGTTGGGACTCCCAGAGAACCCAAAAGAAGTGACCTCGGAGATAGTGTGA
- a CDS encoding serine hydrolase domain-containing protein, with the protein MNQLPVLPSASSSKFGMVPNLQHNGIPQGMDLENWQQDPYLHWTFSHVADFLPTAKISRGDGPVAEVPENLTDFTELAFDSPEYGGPTTVRQVMDDSYTDGWAVMVDGELRTEQYFGSANPETSHILMSVSKSLVGMVVGALVTQGKLDLSKTIESYIPELEGCGYEGATVRHILDMRSGIKFSEEYLDPQAEVRLLEQVIGWAPRRDHSLPKTMYGFLASLKKDGEHGGPFRYRSIETDALGWLCETVSGKKMPELMSELLWSRIGAEHDATIGIDKEGTGMFDGGVNASLLDMVRFGSLFLEHGKSLTGEQVVSAGWIADTFAGGSTSRKAFKQSPDDNRMPGGMYRNQCWFPYEGNEVMLCLGIHGQMIYINRRANMVAAKLSSWPLPQNARMLFPTIQAFDAIAEAVGDSDSIPELPLDFAPLDQYTTSMPVVPVAPAAAPVPQVPVTAVTNQGTVVGVDPTSGATTVDWGQGPTTYGGVSQ; encoded by the coding sequence GTGAATCAGCTGCCAGTACTGCCAAGTGCGTCGTCGTCAAAGTTCGGGATGGTCCCCAACTTGCAGCACAACGGCATTCCTCAAGGTATGGACCTTGAGAACTGGCAGCAGGATCCCTACCTGCATTGGACGTTCAGCCACGTCGCTGATTTCTTGCCTACGGCCAAGATTTCGCGCGGCGATGGCCCCGTCGCCGAGGTCCCCGAGAATCTCACCGATTTCACCGAGCTAGCCTTCGACTCCCCGGAGTACGGCGGTCCCACCACCGTGCGTCAGGTCATGGATGATTCCTACACCGACGGCTGGGCAGTCATGGTGGACGGCGAATTGCGCACCGAGCAGTACTTTGGTTCCGCAAACCCCGAGACCTCGCACATCTTGATGTCCGTTTCCAAGTCCCTCGTGGGCATGGTGGTGGGCGCGCTGGTCACGCAGGGCAAGCTCGACCTGTCCAAAACCATTGAGTCCTACATCCCAGAACTCGAAGGTTGCGGCTACGAAGGTGCCACCGTGCGCCACATCCTGGACATGCGATCGGGAATCAAGTTCTCCGAGGAGTACTTGGATCCGCAGGCAGAAGTGCGGCTCTTGGAGCAGGTCATAGGTTGGGCTCCGCGCCGCGATCACTCGTTGCCGAAGACCATGTACGGGTTCTTGGCGAGCCTGAAGAAGGACGGCGAGCACGGCGGACCGTTCCGCTACCGCTCAATTGAGACGGACGCCCTGGGCTGGTTGTGCGAGACCGTGTCCGGTAAGAAGATGCCAGAACTCATGTCGGAATTGTTGTGGAGCCGTATTGGCGCCGAGCATGACGCCACGATTGGCATCGACAAAGAAGGCACCGGCATGTTTGATGGCGGCGTCAACGCATCCTTGCTAGACATGGTGCGCTTTGGCTCGCTCTTCTTGGAGCACGGCAAATCCCTCACGGGTGAGCAAGTGGTTTCCGCTGGCTGGATCGCCGACACGTTTGCGGGCGGTTCCACGTCCCGCAAGGCATTCAAGCAGAGCCCGGATGACAACCGCATGCCGGGTGGCATGTACCGCAATCAGTGCTGGTTCCCTTACGAGGGCAACGAAGTCATGCTGTGCTTGGGCATTCACGGTCAGATGATCTACATCAACCGCCGCGCCAACATGGTGGCAGCAAAGCTTTCCAGCTGGCCGCTTCCACAGAACGCGCGCATGCTCTTCCCCACCATTCAGGCCTTCGACGCTATTGCCGAAGCCGTAGGCGATTCCGATTCCATTCCGGAACTGCCTTTGGACTTCGCTCCGCTGGATCAGTACACCACCAGCATGCCAGTGGTTCCAGTAGCCCCAGCGGCTGCTCCGGTACCTCAGGTTCCTGTCACCGCAGTCACCAATCAGGGAACCGTCGTGGGCGTAGATCCCACGTCAGGTGCCACCACGGTTGACTGGGGTCA